One genomic segment of Thermodesulfobacteriota bacterium includes these proteins:
- the yidD gene encoding membrane protein insertion efficiency factor YidD → MKGSALAAGALVIGTAALLLLAPAPVQGAWDPPGWRRPDAEAAAPARAQGSTSAAGVALEWAVRAYRATVSRVDGDRCPSHPTCSQYALEAVRHHGPLLGAVLTAGRLQAEADEAAFAPRIFVGGRWKVYSPVEDDLAFLRGRLEP, encoded by the coding sequence ATGAAGGGGTCGGCGCTTGCCGCAGGGGCCCTGGTCATCGGGACGGCGGCGCTGCTCCTCCTTGCTCCCGCCCCGGTCCAGGGGGCCTGGGACCCGCCCGGGTGGCGGCGGCCGGACGCAGAGGCCGCCGCGCCTGCCCGGGCGCAGGGATCCACCAGCGCTGCGGGGGTCGCCCTCGAATGGGCGGTGCGGGCCTACCGGGCCACCGTGAGCCGGGTGGACGGCGACCGCTGCCCCAGCCACCCCACCTGCTCCCAGTACGCCCTGGAGGCGGTGCGCCACCACGGGCCGCTCCTGGGGGCGGTGCTCACCGCCGGCCGCCTCCAGGCCGAGGCGGACGAAGCCGCCTTCGCCCCGCGGATCTTCGTGGGGGGCCGGTGGAAGGTCTACTCCCCGGTGGAGGACGACCTGGCGTTCCTCCGGGGGCGGTTGGAGCCGTGA
- a CDS encoding menaquinone biosynthesis decarboxylase, which translates to MPPFPSLREFVTALDRAGELVRVPDPLSPALEIPALADLAMKSPGGGKALLFERPEGHEIPVLVNAFGSARRLGLALGVEDVEEIPRRIGALLATAPPRGLGDALRLLPSLLELKGVPPRRHRGRPPCQEVVHTGDAVDLTRLPVLTCWPGDGGPFVTLPCVFTRDPETGRQNLGMYRLQVYDRRTTGMHWHIHKDGSRAHALHRRAGRRMEAAVAIGTDPVVTYCATAPMPHGVDELLLAGFIRRKPVTLARCVTVDLQVPATAEIVLEGYVDPGEERIEGPFGDHTGVYSPAEPYPVFHVTAVTRRRNPLYFATVVGIPPMEDAWLGYATERIFRPLLRTQWPEVGEMHLPAEGVFHNLALLTLDKHYPMQARRLFQGLWGAGQMSFTKILAALDPDVDVGDPRAAARALLDRLPIPEGLVFSQGVLDALDHASPQALWGGKLGLDATRPLPGEPGHGGELPAGGRPPAEAQLLASLRERFPGLRECRLPLPGARRILALLVLDKSRPGEGLDLAEAALASAAGRVDVAVAVEGTGGEDLGLLAWRALSSVDPVRDIRVRDGRIAVDATVKGPGEGHPRSWPAEVSHPPETRRTAEAVARRLGLLPQESQP; encoded by the coding sequence ATGCCCCCCTTCCCCTCCCTGCGGGAGTTCGTAACGGCCCTCGACCGGGCCGGGGAACTCGTGCGCGTGCCCGATCCCCTCTCGCCGGCCCTGGAGATCCCCGCCCTGGCGGATCTCGCCATGAAGAGCCCGGGGGGCGGGAAGGCGCTCCTCTTCGAGCGCCCGGAAGGCCACGAGATCCCCGTGCTCGTCAACGCCTTCGGGAGCGCGCGGCGGCTCGGCCTGGCCCTGGGCGTGGAGGACGTGGAGGAGATCCCCCGGCGCATCGGGGCGCTGCTCGCCACGGCGCCGCCCCGGGGGCTCGGGGATGCGCTCCGGCTCCTGCCGTCCCTCCTGGAGCTCAAGGGGGTGCCGCCCCGCCGGCACCGGGGACGGCCCCCCTGCCAGGAGGTGGTGCACACCGGCGACGCGGTGGACCTCACGCGCCTGCCGGTGCTCACCTGCTGGCCGGGAGACGGGGGGCCCTTCGTGACCCTGCCCTGCGTCTTCACCCGGGACCCGGAGACCGGGCGGCAGAACCTGGGCATGTACCGGCTCCAGGTCTACGACCGGCGCACCACCGGCATGCATTGGCACATCCACAAGGACGGGAGCCGCGCCCATGCGCTGCACCGCCGCGCCGGCCGGCGCATGGAGGCGGCGGTGGCCATCGGCACCGACCCGGTGGTGACCTACTGCGCCACGGCCCCGATGCCCCACGGGGTGGACGAGCTCCTGCTGGCGGGGTTCATCCGGCGAAAGCCCGTGACGCTCGCCCGGTGCGTGACCGTGGACCTCCAGGTGCCCGCCACGGCGGAGATCGTGCTGGAGGGGTACGTGGACCCCGGGGAGGAGCGGATCGAGGGGCCCTTCGGGGACCACACGGGCGTCTACTCCCCCGCCGAGCCCTACCCGGTCTTCCACGTGACCGCCGTCACCCGCCGGCGAAACCCCCTCTACTTCGCCACGGTGGTGGGCATCCCCCCCATGGAGGACGCCTGGCTCGGGTACGCCACCGAGCGGATCTTCCGCCCGCTCCTGCGCACCCAGTGGCCCGAGGTGGGGGAGATGCACCTGCCCGCCGAGGGGGTGTTCCACAACCTGGCGCTGCTCACCCTGGACAAGCACTACCCCATGCAGGCCCGCCGGCTCTTCCAGGGGCTGTGGGGGGCGGGGCAGATGAGCTTCACCAAGATCCTCGCGGCGCTCGACCCGGACGTGGACGTGGGCGACCCCCGGGCCGCGGCCCGGGCACTCCTGGACCGTCTGCCCATCCCCGAGGGTCTGGTGTTCTCCCAGGGGGTGCTCGACGCCCTGGATCACGCGAGCCCCCAGGCCCTGTGGGGCGGCAAGCTCGGCCTCGACGCCACCCGCCCCCTGCCCGGGGAGCCCGGCCACGGCGGGGAGCTCCCCGCCGGGGGCCGCCCCCCCGCAGAGGCGCAGCTCCTCGCCTCCCTCCGGGAGCGCTTTCCGGGCCTTCGGGAGTGCCGGCTGCCCCTGCCCGGCGCGCGGCGCATCCTGGCGCTCCTGGTGCTCGACAAATCCCGGCCCGGCGAGGGCTTGGACCTGGCCGAGGCGGCGCTCGCGTCCGCCGCGGGGCGCGTGGACGTGGCGGTGGCCGTGGAGGGCACCGGCGGGGAGGACTTGGGGCTCCTGGCCTGGAGGGCGCTCTCCAGCGTCGATCCCGTGCGCGACATCCGGGTGCGGGACGGCCGGATCGCCGTGGACGCCACCGTCAAGGGCCCCGGGGAGGGCCACCCCCGGTCCTGGCCCGCCGAGGTCTCCCATCCCCCCGAAACGCGCCGCACCGCCGAGGCCGTCGCCCGCCGCCTCGGCCTGCTTCCCCAGGAGTCGCAGCCATGA
- a CDS encoding tetratricopeptide repeat protein, translating into MTARTLLPGAALALLLALAAAPAASQEPGSPPAPPPASAEGLLSFADALLAAGESFRAATEYLRFLHHFPDGPEAGRALEGLGRAYAQAGRWDEAAGAFWRLAAAGGQGAEGVEVAEARWLLGSALYRGERYEEAARVLLVPGAEPAAVALGTLALLRAGKSTEAQAARPDLATAYAALPRKHPATAGTLAAVLPGAGHLYADRPRDATVSFLLNAAFLWGTYEAVRREQWALAGVLGLFELGWYSGNVVSAVNAAHKWNRREEGQFFRSREEGVLPRWGLLLGPGAAGAALAWGW; encoded by the coding sequence GTGACGGCGCGCACCCTGCTGCCCGGGGCGGCCCTGGCGCTCCTCCTGGCCCTGGCGGCCGCCCCCGCCGCCAGCCAGGAGCCGGGTTCTCCGCCGGCGCCCCCCCCGGCCAGCGCCGAGGGGCTCCTCTCCTTCGCCGACGCCCTGCTCGCCGCCGGGGAGAGCTTCCGGGCCGCCACCGAGTACCTGCGCTTCCTCCACCACTTCCCCGATGGACCCGAGGCCGGCCGGGCCCTGGAGGGCCTGGGCCGGGCCTACGCCCAGGCGGGCCGGTGGGACGAGGCGGCGGGGGCCTTCTGGCGGCTGGCCGCAGCGGGGGGGCAAGGGGCCGAGGGGGTCGAAGTTGCGGAGGCCCGCTGGCTCCTGGGCTCGGCCCTGTACCGCGGGGAGCGCTACGAGGAAGCGGCCCGGGTGCTCCTGGTTCCCGGCGCAGAGCCGGCCGCGGTGGCCCTGGGGACCCTGGCGCTGCTGCGGGCCGGCAAGAGCACCGAGGCCCAAGCGGCACGCCCCGACCTGGCCACTGCCTACGCGGCGCTCCCGCGAAAGCACCCGGCCACGGCGGGCACCCTGGCGGCGGTGCTGCCCGGCGCGGGGCACCTCTACGCCGACCGCCCCCGGGACGCGACCGTCTCCTTCCTCTTGAACGCGGCCTTCCTCTGGGGCACCTACGAAGCGGTGCGCCGGGAGCAGTGGGCCCTGGCGGGGGTGCTCGGCCTCTTCGAGCTCGGCTGGTACTCGGGCAACGTGGTCAGCGCCGTCAACGCGGCCCACAAGTGGAACCGGCGGGAGGAGGGGCAGTTCTTCCGGAGCCGGGAAGAGGGGGTCCTGCCCCGATGGGGGCTACTCCTGGGGCCCGGCGCCGCCGGGGCGGCTCTCGCCTGGGGGTGGTAG
- a CDS encoding HDOD domain-containing protein, protein MGTPPVERIAALVQDLPALPAAAQHALALLSNPATEPGELQEALSRDQALALRALRLANSAYYRRNREITTLSNAVVVLGFRTIQTLLLSSAAHRVIAAAGDLAEQLWSHSFAAAVGCREFAKELGKGALEREEAFLAGLFHDLGKGVLAARFPGIYADPASDGIGAERAALGFDHAGLGQVLLERWQIPAALSGAVGTHHEAEPSALGRLVVMGEWLAWGVAPGVGSCLPERPAKLLEAYEMAPERLGEILESVKLYLDEESGAP, encoded by the coding sequence ATGGGTACCCCGCCCGTCGAACGGATCGCCGCGCTCGTTCAGGACCTGCCTGCGCTTCCGGCTGCAGCCCAGCATGCGCTGGCGCTGCTCTCCAACCCCGCGACCGAGCCCGGAGAGCTCCAGGAGGCCCTCTCCCGGGACCAGGCCCTGGCCCTGAGGGCGCTGCGCCTGGCCAACTCGGCCTATTACCGCCGCAACCGCGAGATCACCACCCTCTCCAACGCGGTCGTCGTCCTGGGATTTCGCACCATCCAGACCCTGCTCCTGAGCTCGGCGGCCCACCGGGTCATCGCTGCGGCCGGCGACCTCGCCGAGCAGCTCTGGAGCCACTCGTTCGCCGCGGCGGTGGGGTGTCGGGAGTTCGCCAAGGAGCTCGGCAAGGGAGCCCTGGAGCGGGAGGAGGCCTTCCTGGCCGGTCTCTTCCACGACCTGGGCAAGGGAGTTTTGGCCGCCCGGTTCCCGGGAATCTACGCGGACCCGGCTTCCGACGGCATCGGCGCCGAACGGGCGGCGCTGGGTTTCGACCACGCGGGACTGGGACAGGTGCTCCTGGAGCGGTGGCAGATCCCTGCGGCCCTCTCGGGGGCCGTGGGGACCCACCACGAGGCCGAGCCCTCCGCCCTGGGCCGACTGGTGGTGATGGGCGAGTGGCTGGCCTGGGGGGTCGCCCCCGGGGTGGGGAGCTGCCTGCCGGAACGACCGGCGAAGCTGCTCGAGGCCTACGAGATGGCTCCCGAGCGGCTCGGCGAAATCCTCGAGAGCGTCAAGCTCTACCTGGACGAGGAGTCGGGGGCCCCATGA
- a CDS encoding HDOD domain-containing protein has product MTRADVSPRQDARFALLDQVRDLPSLPQVLVGISRVASDPEADAGDLAEVILKDQAITIKVLRIANSAQYTLCPQRITTVSRAVVLLGFESVRAIALAVGAYNLLSTLERGRKVHEHFWRESVAIAVACQGLAELVGGRVPEEAFVAGLLHDVGKLVLAAHDPEQSAGIYDSGLEGPALLAAETRAFGVNHAELAGELARRWQLPPVLERALEGHHRHFSALPEEGPDRMAFLVGVAKSLAAPRWREHLEPRELAARVARLVRRPVGRVLEMIQALPARMEEYAGFFEIQLTDLKEYALWLESEHGRLHGELDGAEGRRRRDERRDAELAAVREVHALLLGGGAQGRAVDRLLRATREAAGARRSVVALWDPGSGRVQGRWGSGDVVPAFLEDFRFGASGGGVLGAVLRTGEPVHVFDTQMPYFARLLSPEEARLFDVPCFAVLPLGHEGKALGVLYADRDRGDEPFSDDEVATLATLADLLSLALRQGAA; this is encoded by the coding sequence ATGACCAGAGCGGACGTTTCGCCGCGCCAGGACGCGCGCTTCGCCCTCCTCGACCAGGTGCGGGACCTGCCGAGCCTGCCCCAGGTGCTGGTGGGGATCTCCCGGGTCGCGTCCGACCCCGAGGCCGATGCCGGGGACCTCGCCGAGGTCATCCTCAAGGACCAGGCCATCACGATCAAGGTCCTGCGCATCGCCAACTCGGCCCAGTACACCCTGTGCCCACAGCGGATCACCACCGTCTCCCGGGCCGTGGTGCTCCTGGGGTTCGAGTCGGTGCGGGCCATCGCGCTGGCGGTGGGCGCGTACAACCTGCTCTCCACCCTGGAACGGGGCCGCAAGGTCCACGAGCACTTCTGGCGCGAGTCCGTCGCCATCGCGGTCGCGTGCCAGGGGCTCGCCGAGCTGGTGGGGGGCCGGGTGCCCGAGGAGGCCTTCGTGGCGGGGCTGCTCCACGACGTGGGCAAGCTCGTCCTGGCGGCCCACGACCCGGAGCAGTCCGCCGGCATCTACGATTCGGGGCTGGAAGGCCCGGCGCTCCTGGCCGCCGAGACCCGGGCCTTCGGGGTCAACCACGCGGAGCTGGCCGGGGAGCTCGCGCGGCGCTGGCAGCTCCCCCCGGTGCTCGAGCGCGCCCTCGAAGGACACCATCGCCACTTCTCCGCCCTGCCCGAGGAAGGCCCCGACCGCATGGCCTTCCTGGTGGGGGTGGCCAAGAGCCTGGCCGCTCCCCGGTGGCGCGAGCACCTGGAACCCAGGGAGCTCGCGGCCCGGGTGGCGCGGCTGGTGCGCCGCCCCGTGGGACGCGTGCTGGAGATGATCCAGGCCCTGCCCGCACGCATGGAGGAGTACGCGGGGTTCTTCGAGATCCAGCTCACCGACCTCAAGGAATACGCCCTCTGGCTCGAAAGCGAGCACGGCCGGCTCCACGGCGAGCTCGACGGCGCCGAGGGGCGCCGCCGCCGGGACGAGCGGCGGGACGCGGAGCTGGCGGCCGTTCGTGAGGTTCACGCCCTGCTCCTCGGGGGAGGCGCCCAGGGAAGGGCCGTGGACCGCCTGCTGCGCGCCACCCGGGAGGCCGCGGGGGCCCGGCGCTCGGTGGTCGCCCTGTGGGATCCGGGGAGCGGCCGGGTGCAGGGGCGCTGGGGTTCGGGAGACGTGGTTCCGGCCTTCTTGGAGGACTTTCGCTTCGGTGCGTCCGGCGGGGGCGTGCTGGGTGCGGTCCTGCGCACGGGGGAGCCCGTGCACGTCTTCGACACCCAGATGCCCTATTTCGCCCGCCTCCTCAGCCCCGAGGAGGCCCGGCTCTTCGACGTGCCGTGCTTTGCCGTCCTGCCCCTGGGGCACGAGGGCAAAGCCTTGGGGGTCCTCTACGCCGACCGGGACCGGGGCGACGAGCCCTTCTCGGACGACGAGGTGGCCACCCTGGCCACCCTGGCCGATCTCCTGAGTCTCGCACTCCGGCAGGGCGCGGCGTGA
- the epsC gene encoding serine O-acetyltransferase EpsC, with product MTPKQETCIPPDLAAEQDVCQAAQEHHRRYRDELPAAVDAIVASCRTVPHVAHIEAALIPSKEEVTGLIGLMLDLVFPGFFGRQEVDWASLPYHVGQEATELFDRLSLQISRSIRHECRRTESLCSHCLDTGQRQALDFLNAVPGVRELVSGDVVAAYRGDPAAKSYDEVVFSYPGLYAVAVYRLAHALHRLGVPVLPRMMTEHAHGATGIDIHPGATIGREFFIDHGTGVVIGETCEIGDRVTLYQGVTLGALSFARDEGGLLVRGTKRHPTIEDDVVIYSGATILGGHTVIGRGCVIGGNVWLTESLPPDTKVTVEPPRLLYRQNRG from the coding sequence ATGACCCCCAAACAGGAAACCTGCATCCCCCCGGACCTCGCCGCCGAGCAGGACGTGTGCCAGGCCGCCCAGGAGCACCACCGCCGGTACCGGGACGAGCTCCCCGCGGCCGTGGACGCCATCGTGGCGAGCTGCCGCACGGTGCCCCACGTGGCCCACATCGAGGCCGCCCTCATCCCCTCCAAGGAGGAGGTCACGGGCCTCATCGGGCTCATGCTCGACCTGGTGTTCCCCGGCTTCTTCGGGCGCCAGGAGGTCGACTGGGCGAGCCTTCCCTACCACGTGGGCCAGGAGGCCACCGAGCTCTTCGACCGGCTGAGCCTCCAGATCTCCCGATCCATCCGCCACGAGTGCCGCCGCACCGAGAGCCTGTGCTCCCACTGCCTCGACACCGGGCAGCGCCAGGCACTGGATTTCCTCAACGCCGTTCCCGGCGTCCGGGAGCTGGTCTCCGGCGACGTGGTGGCCGCCTATCGGGGCGACCCGGCGGCCAAGAGCTACGACGAGGTGGTCTTCAGCTACCCGGGGCTCTACGCCGTGGCAGTCTACCGCCTGGCCCACGCCCTGCACCGGCTGGGGGTGCCCGTGCTCCCGCGCATGATGACCGAGCACGCCCACGGCGCCACCGGCATCGACATCCACCCGGGGGCGACCATCGGCCGGGAGTTCTTCATCGACCACGGCACGGGGGTGGTCATTGGGGAGACCTGCGAGATCGGCGACCGGGTCACCCTGTACCAGGGCGTCACCCTGGGGGCGCTGTCGTTCGCCCGGGACGAGGGGGGCCTCCTGGTGCGGGGCACCAAGCGCCACCCCACCATCGAGGACGACGTGGTCATCTACTCGGGGGCCACCATCCTGGGCGGTCACACGGTCATCGGCCGGGGCTGCGTGATCGGCGGCAACGTGTGGCTCACCGAGAGCCTGCCCCCGGACACCAAGGTCACGGTCGAGCCGCCCCGCCTGCTGTACCGCCAGAACCGGGGGTAG